One Aegilops tauschii subsp. strangulata cultivar AL8/78 chromosome 7, Aet v6.0, whole genome shotgun sequence genomic window carries:
- the LOC109732279 gene encoding uncharacterized ATP-dependent helicase C29A10.10c-like, whose amino-acid sequence MPHRPSDLASSNDGASYCLAQVLDVHKDGSSFVVRASQRVDDYVNSYEFVVSLLSFIPYQRIWRCLRYRANDSVSVKRDDDSVLKAIAGEAEDSMPLSTSLTSGTDVPLFVSGRLSAFGLNESQTGAILSCVSAVQRGGGGGDVSSKVSLIWGPPGTGKTKTTTLLLLSAMKMKWRVLTCAPTNTAVCQVASRLLALMRQHPDPDACAGRGHGDLLLFGNRQRMHITNDLDHIFLDTRVKLLSECFSPVTGWRRWLLTLEAFLRDEIAMTIKEEDGTEPVELKYYSFPTSEFRRIFDELSKRLKTIMSHVSTLEKNYSNIALLSKMLRDFSKLPGVQKQVSTSSRQLKRQCHGLIMGYHSEQTVGAMREKITEILDVTRELLGDLNLPVTKEFSEIKKFCIESALVIFCTVSGSSKLEGVKMDLLLIDEAAQLKECESLIPLQVSGLKHAVLIGDERQLPAMVQSKISDKALLGRSLFERLGSLGHKKHLLNMQYRMHPSISIFPNLSFYDRQILNGPNVLETKHQRSYLPGAMFGPYSFINIDGVEDRGRSKTNMSEVAAILQILQSQERFCNRAGQVVSVGVICPYTAQMKAIKEKIGDVKEMRPLVLRVNTVDGFQGSEEDVIILSTVRYCLWILGNAATLSSGGSIWGELVRDAVERRCIFDWDNGEVLSRPVSRRACLIGPVRGAFSALAFGMRRDGARCEAVRRARFSATS is encoded by the exons ATGCCGCATCGGCCGTCCGACCTTGCCAGCAGCAACGATGGCGCCTCCTACTGCCTTGCCCAGGTCCTCGACGTCCACAAGGACGGTAGCAGCTTCGTGGTCAGAGCTTCCCAGAGAGTAGACGATTACGTTAACAGCTACGAGTTCGTTGTTAGCCTGCTCAGCTTCATACCCTACCAACGCATCTGGCGGTGCCTCCGCTACCGAGCTAACGACTCTGTTTCTGTCAAGAGAGACGACGACTCGGTACTCAAGGCTATCGCGGGGGAAGCAGAAGACTCTATGCCGCTG AGCACTTCCCTGACCAGCGGCACCGACGTGCCGCTATTCGTATCGGGCAGGCTGTCTGCGTTCGGGCTCAACGAGTCCCAGACTGGCGCCATACTGAGCTGCGTGTCTGCGGTGCAGCGTGGCGGTGGCGGTGGTGACGTGAGCAGCAAGGTTAGCCTCATCTGGGGGCCACCTGGCACGGGCAAAACCAAGACCACCACCCTGCTGCTGCTGTCGGCCATGAAGATGAAATGGCGGGTCCTGACGTGCGCGCCGACCAACACCGCCGTCTGCCAGGTGGCATCCCGCCTTCTGGCGCTGATGAGGCAGCACCCCGATCCCGATGCATGCGCTGGAAGGGGCCACGGCGATCTGCTGCTGTTCGGCAACAGGCAACGTATGCACATCACCAACGATCTCGACCACATCTTCCTGGACACTCGTGTGAAGCTGCTATCAGAGTGCTTCTCGCCGGTGACTGGTTGGAGGCGGTGGCTTCTTACACTGGAAGCGTTTCTGCGCGACGAAatagccatgacgatcaaggagGAGGATGGCACAGAACCCGTAGAACTCAAGTACTACTCCTTCCCCACGTCAGAGTTCCGCCGGATCTTCGACGAGCTTAGCAAGCGTTTGAAGACAATCATGTCTCATGTCTCGACTCTGGAGAAGAACTACAGCAACATTGCTTTGCTCAGCAAGATGCTCCGCGACTTCAGCAAGCTGCCCGGCGTTCAGAAACAAGTCTCCACGTCATCGAGACAGCTGAAACGGCAATGCCATGGTTTAATAATGGGTTACCACTCGGAACAAACAGTTGGCGCCATGAGGGAGAAAATCACGGAAATTCTAGACGTCACGAGAGAGCTGTTGGGGGACCTGAACCTTCCTGTGACGAAAGAGTTTTCCGAGATCAAGAAGTTTTGCATCGAAAGCGCCTTGGTCATTTTCTGCACCGTGTCTGGCTCGTCTAAGCTGGAGGGGGTGAAGATGGATCTGCTTCTGATCGATGAGGCTGCACAGCTAAAGGAATGTGAATCCCTCATCCCATTGCAAGTCTCCGGACTCAAGCACGCAGTTCTTATCGGTGACGAGCGCCAACTGCCAGCTATGGTCCAAAGCAAG ATTTCAGATAAGGCCTTGCTGGGCAGGAGCCTGTTTGAAAGACTGGGTTCACTCGGACACAAGAAGCACCTCCTCAACATGCAGTACCGGATGCACCCTTCCATAAGCATCTTCCCCAACTTGAGCTTCTACGACAGGCAAATCTTGAATGGCCCCAATGTGTTGGAGACCAAGCACCAACGTAGTTACCTTCCTGGTGCAATGTTCGGGCCATACTCGTTCATCAACATCGATGGTGTGGAAGACCGCGGACGCAGCAAGACAAACATGTCCGAGGTGGCTGCCATCCTGCAAATACTGCAGTCTCAAGAAAGGTT TTGTAACAGAGCTGGGCAGGTGGTTAGCGTGGGCGTCATATGCCCGTACACCGCTCAGATGAAGGCAATTAAGGAGAAGATAGGGGACGTGAAGGAGATGCGCCCCCTGGTTCTTCGCGTCAACACCGTGGATGGGTTCCAGGGCAGCGAAGAAGACGTGATCATCCTCTCCACCGTCAG GTACTGCCTCTGGATCCTAGGCAACGCGGCGACGCTAAGCAGCGGCGGTTCCATCTGGGGGGAGCTAGTCCGGGATGCCGTGGAACGCCGTTGTATCTTCGACTGGGACAATGGCGAGGTCCTGTCTCGGCCAGTTTCTCGCCGTGCTTGTTTGATCGGGCCTGTACGTGGAGCCTTTTCAGCTTTAGCTTTTGGAATGCGCCGGGACGGGGCCAGGTGTGAAGCCGTGCGACGAGCTAGGTTCTCTGCGACGAGCTAG
- the LOC109732278 gene encoding helicase SEN1-like — protein sequence MPLRPSDLAGGDGASYCLAHVQRVHRDGSFVVRASQRVDDYIEGYAFVVSLLSCIPYQRIWWCLRYRANSSVKRDDSVLKAVAGETEDSSMQLSTSLTGGTDVDMPLSVSGRLSLFGLNKSQTGAILSCVSAVQCAGAGGGGGTSSKVSLIWGPPGTGKTRTISVLMLSAVKLKWRVLACAPTNTAVCQVASSLLALRRQHPDPDACAGHADLLLFGNRQRMPIDGDLDNIFQDTRLKLLTECFSPETGWRRCLLSLESFLRDEIAMIKQEDGTKPVVLKYYSFPTSEFHRIFEKLSKCLKTIMSHGSVHRTLETNYNNIALLSKMLDDFSKLLGVQKQVSKSSRQLRRQRDGLTMGYHSEQTVGTMREKMPVILDVTRTLLRDLQLPLTEEFSEIKEFCIKSASLIFCTVSGSAKLEGEKMDLLLIDEAAQLKECESLVPLQVSGLKHVVLIGDERQLPAMVQSKVSDKALLGRSLFERMGLLGHKKHLLNMQYRMHPSISIFPNLSFYDKQILNGPNVTQTKHERSYLSGAMFGPYSFINIDGVEDRGRSKTNMPEVAAILQILHSLKKFCISAGQVVSVGVISPYTAQVVAIQGKIGDVKAMRPLVLRVNSVDGFQGSEEDVIILSTVRHCLWIVGNAATLSGSGSIWGELIRDAAERWCFFDWDEGEGVSPAVFSRHACVIGPGHGRTYASGPWHSNSLLHVTQRPHLKEEDGTNPQTDMCNRLFINWDNQELLEIMNKDGQYAGDGAAIVDDCYHLACEIMLLQSFFHCYLKMLPDPKVAVVSKNE from the exons ATGCCGCTCCGGCCGTCCGACCTTGCCGGCGGCGATGGCGCCTCCTACTGCCTCGCCCACGTCCAACGCGTCCATAGGGACGGCAGCTTTGTGGTCAGAGCATCCCAGAGAGTAGACGATTACATCGAAGGCTACGCGTTTGTTGTTAGCTTGCTCAGTTGCATACCCTACCAACGCATCTGGTGGTGCCTCCGCTACCGAGCCAACTCTTCCgtcaagagagacgactccgttCTCAAGGCTGTCGCGGGGGAAACGGAAGACTCCTCCATGCAGCTG AGCACTTCCCTGACCGGCGGCACCGATGTCGACATGCCGCTATCCGTATCAGGCAGGCTGTCTCTGTTCGGGCTCAACAAGTCCCAGACTGGCGCCATACTGAGCTGCGTCTCTGCGGTGCAGTGTGCCGGTGCTGGTGGAGGCGGCGGCACGAGCAGCAAGGTTAGCCTCATCTGGGGGCCTCCTGGCACGGGCAAAACCAGGACAATCAGCGTGCTCATGCTTTCTGCCGTGAAGCTGAAATGGCGGGTCCTGGCGTGCGCGCCGACCAACACCGCCGTCTGCCAGGTGGCGTCCAGCCTCCTGGCGCTGAGGAGGCAGCACCCCGATCCCGATGCCTGCGCTGGCCACGCTGATCTGCTGCTGTTCGGCAACAGGCAACGCATGCCCATCGACGGCGATCTCGACAACATCTTCCAGGACACTCGTCTAAAGCTGCTAACGGAGTGCTTCTCGCCAGAGACGGGTTGGAGGCGGTGCCTTCTTTCACTGGAATCGTTTCTGCGCGACGAAATAGCCATGATCAAGCAGGAGGATGGCACAAAACCAGTAGTGCTCAAGTACTACTCCTTCCCGACGTCAGAGTTCCACCGGATCTTCGAGAAGCTTAGCAAGTGTTTGAAGACAATCATGTCTCATGGCTCAGTACATCGTACCCTGGAGACGAACTACAACAACATTGCTTTGCTCAGCAAGATGCTCGACGACTTCAGCAAGCTGCTGGGCGTTCAGAAACAAGTCTCCAAGTCATCGAGACAGCTGAGACGGCAACGCGATGGTTTAACAATGGGTTACCACTCGGAACAAACAGTTGGCACCATGAGGGAGAAAATGCCTGTAATTTTAGACGTCACGAGGACGCTGTTGCGAGACCTGCAACTTCCTCTGACCGAAGAGTTTTCCGAGATCAAGGAGTTTTGCATCAAAAGTGCGTCCCTCATTTTCTGCACCGTGTCTGGCTCGGCTAAGCtggagggggagaagatggatcTGCTTCTGATCGACGAGGCTGCACAGCTCAAGGAATGTGAATCCCTCGTCCCATTGCAAGTCTCCGGACTGAAACATGTGGTTCTTATCGGTGACGAGCGCCAACTGCCAGCTATGGTCCAAAGCAAG GTTTCAGATAAGGCGTTGCTGGGTAGGAGTCTGTTTGAGAGAATGGGTTTACTTGGACACAAGAAGCACCTCCTCAACATGCAGTACAGGATGCACCCTTCCATAAGCATCTTTCCCAACTTGAGTTTCTACGACAAGCAAATCTTGAATGGCCCCAATGTGACGCAGACCAAGCATGAACGTAGTTACCTTTCAGGTGCAATGTTCGGGCCATACTCGTTCATCAACATCGACGGTGTGGAAGACCGCGGCCGCAGCAAGACGAACATGCCCGAGGTGGCCGCCATCCTGCAAATACTGCACAGTCTCAAGAAAT TTTGTATCAGCGCCGGGCAGGTGGTTAGCGTGGGTGTCATATCCCCGTACACCGCTCAGGTGGTCGCAATTCAGGGAAAGATAGGGGACGTGAAGGCGATGCGCCCCCTGGTTCTTCGCGTCAACTCCGTGGATGGGTTCCAGGGCAGTGAAGAAGACGTGATCATCCTATCCACCGTCAG GCACTGCCTCTGGATCGTGGGCAACGCGGCAACGCTAAGCGGCAGCGGCTCCATCTGGGGGGAGCTGATCCGGGATGCCGCGGAACGTTGGTGCTTCTTCGACTGGGACGAAGGCGAGGGCGTGTCTCCGGCAGTTTTTTCTCGCCACGCTTGCGTAATCGGGCCAGGACATG GGAGGACTTATGCGTCAG GACCATGGCACAGTAATTCTTTATTGCATGTGACCCAAAGGCCTCACTTAAAAGAGGAGGATGGTACAAACCCCCAAACGGACAT GTGCAACAGATTGTTCATCAATTGGGATAACCAGGAACTCTTGGAGATTATGAATAAAGATGGCCAATACGCTGGAGATGGGGCGGCCATTGTTGATGACTGCTATCATCTGGCTTGTGAG ATAATGCTCCTTCAGAGCTTCTTCCACTGCTACTTAAAGAT GTTGCCAGATCCGAAGGTTGCAGTAGTCAGCAAGAACGAGTAG